The following proteins are co-located in the Desulfobacterales bacterium genome:
- a CDS encoding nucleotide sugar dehydrogenase: MDRQATTIAVIGLGYVGLPVAVTFGRQYATIGYDLKEKLIESCKQYVDPMGELTEAQMRAAEQLEYTSDPQRIREADVIIVAVPTPIDQARQPDLRPLIGATETAGRHMKKGATVVFESTVYPGTTEEVCVPILEEQSGFNWKIDFHVGYSPERINPGDKDHTLETITKVVSGDSDETLELVVDLYGSIVTAGTYAATCIKEAEAAKVIENTQRDLNIALMNELSVIFDKLGIDTTNVLKAAGTKWNFLPFRPGLVGGHCIGVDPYYLTFRAEIAGYHPEVILAGRRINDNMGKYIAEKTVKLMTQICGNIKKARIAILGLTFKEDCSDLRNTGVTGIVEELESYGIIPMVHDPLADAEEARAAYGIVLSPWDVLKGLDAVILAVGHTAYKEMRIREYADLLNAEGCLIDVKAILDPGELKKNGIQFWRL; this comes from the coding sequence ATGGATAGACAGGCGACAACGATTGCGGTGATCGGATTGGGCTATGTGGGGCTGCCCGTAGCAGTTACTTTCGGCCGGCAGTATGCCACAATCGGCTATGATTTAAAGGAAAAGCTGATTGAGAGCTGTAAACAGTATGTCGATCCCATGGGCGAGCTGACCGAGGCGCAGATGCGGGCAGCGGAACAGCTCGAATATACGTCTGATCCCCAGCGGATAAGGGAGGCGGACGTCATCATTGTGGCCGTTCCCACGCCCATTGATCAAGCCCGGCAGCCGGATCTGCGGCCGCTCATCGGGGCTACCGAGACCGCGGGCCGGCATATGAAAAAGGGCGCGACCGTGGTTTTTGAATCCACCGTTTATCCGGGCACCACCGAGGAGGTCTGCGTCCCCATTCTGGAAGAGCAGTCCGGATTCAACTGGAAAATCGATTTTCATGTGGGCTATTCGCCCGAGCGGATCAACCCCGGGGATAAAGATCACACCCTGGAAACGATCACCAAAGTGGTTTCCGGTGACAGTGACGAGACCCTGGAGCTGGTCGTGGATTTGTATGGATCAATCGTTACGGCGGGAACTTATGCGGCCACCTGCATTAAGGAGGCTGAGGCGGCCAAGGTGATTGAAAACACCCAGCGGGATTTAAACATCGCCCTGATGAACGAGCTGTCCGTGATATTTGACAAACTGGGCATTGATACCACGAATGTGTTAAAAGCCGCCGGCACCAAATGGAATTTTCTTCCCTTCCGCCCCGGCCTGGTGGGCGGGCACTGCATCGGGGTGGACCCCTATTATCTCACTTTCCGGGCCGAAATTGCCGGATACCACCCGGAAGTCATTCTGGCCGGCCGCCGCATCAATGACAACATGGGCAAATATATCGCGGAGAAGACCGTCAAACTGATGACCCAAATCTGCGGTAACATTAAAAAGGCGCGGATTGCTATACTGGGCCTCACGTTCAAGGAGGACTGTTCGGATTTGCGGAATACCGGGGTGACCGGTATCGTGGAGGAACTGGAATCCTACGGCATCATCCCCATGGTCCACGACCCCCTGGCGGATGCGGAAGAGGCCCGGGCCGCCTACGGGATCGTCCTCTCCCCCTGGGATGTGCTTAAAGGCCTGGATGCGGTGATCCTGGCGGTGGGGCATACAGCCTATAAAGAGATGCGCATCCGGGAATATGCGGATCTCTTAAATGCCGAAGGCTGCCTGATCGACGTCAAGGCCATCCTTGACCCCGGGGAGTTGAAAAAGAACGGCATTCAGTTCTGGCGGTTATGA
- a CDS encoding MjaI family restriction endonuclease, with the protein MLRIRTGMAVLVIVICMLCVPGNVAAESESAALSEMETCKLGFDEIMRDVVGKVETYPKYTTQLLNIANRNSQATRARYVGQMSDLIQEFPGDTYDGWVKWYLEKHPDAIETATDKTYAMIKKMRAAMAEIDREMVHQWIRELVLAKTYTGIRFQKSILKELAEDTNDTWRLAEPAEESRGIDGYIGTKPVSIKPVSYITKPELQDGIEAEIIFYKKVRGGIRIYY; encoded by the coding sequence TTGCTACGAATCCGGACCGGTATGGCTGTTTTGGTAATTGTTATATGCATGTTATGTGTGCCCGGCAACGTTGCCGCAGAATCGGAATCCGCGGCTTTATCCGAAATGGAAACCTGCAAGCTGGGTTTTGATGAAATCATGAGGGATGTGGTGGGAAAAGTGGAAACCTATCCCAAGTACACCACCCAGCTCTTAAACATTGCCAACCGGAACTCGCAAGCCACGCGGGCGCGCTACGTGGGCCAGATGTCGGATCTGATTCAGGAGTTCCCCGGTGATACGTATGACGGATGGGTGAAATGGTATTTGGAAAAACACCCGGATGCCATAGAAACCGCAACCGATAAGACCTATGCAATGATCAAAAAGATGCGGGCCGCCATGGCGGAAATCGACCGGGAAATGGTGCATCAATGGATTAGAGAGCTGGTGCTCGCCAAAACATATACCGGCATTCGGTTCCAAAAAAGCATCCTAAAGGAGCTGGCAGAAGATACGAATGACACCTGGCGCCTGGCCGAGCCTGCCGAGGAATCCCGGGGGATTGACGGCTATATCGGGACAAAGCCGGTCTCCATTAAGCCTGTCTCCTATATCACCAAACCGGAACTGCAGGATGGTATCGAGGCGGAAATCATTTTTTATAAAAAGGTCCGCGGCGGGATACGGATTTATTATTAA